ATCGTTCCGGTCCAGCCGCTTCTCTTCGGAGGCGACGACGAGCGTCCCGTTGACGCGCATCATCGGGTAGCTGCCGACCTTCAAATGCAGGTCGGACGCGCCGCTGGCCACGGCCGTCTGCAAGAGTTGATTGATATGCAATTGAGATCCCCGGACCGGCTGGGGTGTGGGTCCGGGAACGATTGTAACAGACGGGTTGCTCGACGAGACGTCGCTTCTTCGCGTCGGGGGGGGGGATCCGGGTTCTTCGGGTTCTCCGGGGGATCCGGGTTCTTCGGGTTCTCCGGGTTCTCCAGGTTCTCCGGGTTCAGGTTCTTCGGGTTCAGGTTCTCCGGGTTCTGGGGTGCTCGGCGCAACCGTGTGCACTCGTGCGAACCGCGAACCCGGAGAACCTTGAACCCGGAGAACCCGAACCCGGAGAACCTGGAGAACCCGAAGAACCCGAAGAACCCGTTAAAGCCCTGTTGCGGTTTTTGAGCCCGCCGCCGCGCCGACTGCCTGGCGCGGCTCCCCCTCGTACACGTACTCGAGCCAGCCGTGCTTGTCTTCGGCGCGCCCGTTGATGACGTCGAAAAACGCCTGCTGGACGGCTTCGGTGATGGGACCGCGGCGGCCGTTGCCGATCGCGATCTTGTCCACCGCCCTGATCGGCGTGATCTCGACGGCGGTGCCGGCGAAGAATGCTTCGTCGGCGATGTAGAGGAGCTCGCGCGGCAGCATCTCTTCCCGCACCACGAAGCCCAGGTCGCGCGCCAGCGTGATCACCGAGTCGCGCGTAATCCCCGGCAGGATCGACGCGGTCACCGGCGGGGTGTAGAGGACGTTGTTGCGGACGACGAACAGGTTCTGGCCGCTGCCTTCGCTGAGATAGCCGAACGTGTCGAGCGCGATCCCTTCGGTGTAGCCTTCCGCCACCGCTTCCATCTTGATCAGCGACGAGTTCGCGTAGTTCGCCGACGTCTTCGCCAGCGTCGGGAACGTGTTCGGCGCCGAGCGCGACCACGAGCTGACGCAGACGTCCACGCCGTTGGTGAGCGCGTCCTCGCCGAGATAGGTCCCCCAGTCCCACAGCATGATCGCGGTGTCGACCGGGCAGGGGAACGGATTGACTCCCAGCGTGTGATACCCGCGATAGACGAGCGGGCGGATGTAGCACGCCCTGAAGTCGTTGGCCTTGATGGTGTCCATCACCGCCTGGTGCAGCTCGGCGTAGGACTCCCGCGGTTCCATCCGGTAGATCTTCGCGGAATCGAACAGGCGGTTGAGGTGGGCGTCGAGGCGGAAGCATGCCGAGCCGCGCGGCGTGTCGTAGCAGCGCGCCCCTTCGAAGACCGCGCTGCCATAGTGAACGACGTGCGAGGCGATGTGAATCTTGGCGTCCGCCCAGTCGACGAGCGTGCCGTTCATCCAGATCTTGCCGGTTCCAGGAAAAGGTGCGGCCATCAATTACTCCAATACGAAGCCTAGCACATCGATTTCAGAGGCGGGCGTGCCAATGGCCGATGGCACTCATCATTGCTGCTCATTACAGAACGGACATCGATCGGTCCGCGCGTGCAGCGGTTTGCGGCAGTGCCAGCAGAATCGCGCCGCCGGCGCTTCGCGCGCGCGCAGCCGGCTCTGGATGCTCTGCACGTCGTCCCGCCGGTCGCGTCCGCTTCGGCCGCCCGCGGCGGTGCGCGCCACGGCCCCGGGCTGCGGCGTCCGGGTGGCGCTGCGCGCCGCCAGCACGTCGTGCATCAGATCCGTCGCGCGCTGGTACCGCGCGGTCGGATCCGGCGCCATCGCCTTCATGACGATGTCGCTGATGCCTTTCGGAATCGACGGATTCCGCAGTTTCGGCGGCGACACCAGCTCCCCCGACATCAGCTTGTCGAGATCCGCCGGCGCGGGGGTGTCGTAGGGCAGCTGCCCGGTGAGCATCTGGTACATCGTCACGCCGAGCGAGTAGATGTCGGACGCGAACACGGCCTTGCCGTGGAACTGCTCCGGCGCCATGTAGGGCGGGCTGCCGATCACCGTCGTGCCGTGCGCCGCGATCTCGAGAAAGCGCGACGTGCCGAAATCGGCCACCTTCAACATGTCGTGCTCGCCGACCAGCACGTTCGCCGGACGGAGATCGCGGTGGATCACCCCCTGCTTGTGCGCGTGATCGACGGCGTTGCAGATCTGGCAGGTGAAGTCGAGCGCGAGCGTGAGATCGAGCGCGCCGCGCGCGGCGATGATGTTCTCCAGCGTCTCGCCCGGGACGTATTCCATGACAATGAAGAAGACGCCGTCCTGCTTCTCGGCGGTGGTGATGGCGACGATGTTGGGATGGCTGACCGAGGCGAGCAGACGCGGCTCGCGCAGCAGCTCGCCGAAATCCAGGTTCTGCCGGTGCGGGACTTTGATGGCGACGCGCTTGTCGATCCAGGTGTCGTTGGCGAGGTAGACGGTGCCGAACCCGCCGCTGCCGAGCGGCGCGATGATCTTGTATTTACCGAGCTGCTGGCCCTTGAAGAGCAACGAAGGCGAGTATAGCGGATAACGCGCCGGCCGCCTCCGGATCGATAATCACTGCGATGCTGCCTCGCTTTCTGGCCGACACCATCGACGCGCGCTCCGGTACCGCGCAGCTCGGCGAGGACGAAGCCCGCCACCTCTCGCAGGTGCTTCGGCTCGGCATCGGCGACGAGGTCGCCGTCTTCGACGGCGCGGGACGCGAATTCCGCGCGCGCGTCGAGCGCGTCACGCGATCCGCGGCCGAGGTCCGCCTGATCGCCGAGGCCGACGCCGCACCGGAGCCGGCCGTGCGGCTCACGCTCGCGCAGGCGGCGCTCAAGGGAGAGAAGATGGACGACGTGGTGCGCGACGCCACCATGATGGGCGCGAGCGCGATCGAGCCGCTCGTCACCGCGAACGTCGCGGCGCACCTGAAGGCGGGACGCGCGCCGGAGCGGTGGCGCCGGATTGCGATCGCCTCCGCCAAGCAATGCCGCCGCGCGGTGGTGCCGCGGATCGGCGCGGGAATGGAATTCGACGCCTGGCTGGCGGACGATCGCTCGGCGCTCCGCCTGCTGCTGGTGGAGCCGGCAGGCGCCGTCGAGGCGCGCCGGCTGGCGGATCTCGCGAGGGCGCCGCCCGAATCGGTGTCGCTCCTCGTCGGCCCCGAAGGCGGGTGGAGCGCGGCCGAGGTCTCGTCCGCCGTCGCCGCGGGATGCGTTCCGCTGACGCTCGGCCGTCGCACGCTCCGCGCCGACGCCGTGCCGGTTATTGCGATCGGGGTGATTCAGTCGCTCTGGGGCGACCTCTAGCGAGCAGCACCGCGCCCCATTCGCCTTCGGCGAGCGACTGGACCACCGTGAGGCCGGCGAATGCCGACTGGACGAGCGTCAGATCGTCGGGCGCGAAGCCGCTGAGCAGCAGGCAGCCGTGCTCCGTCAGCAGCCCCCGCAGTTCGTCGGCGTAGCGGACCAGCACCGCCCCGGTCAGGTTGCCCAGCACCACGTCCGCCCGCTCGATGCGCAGCGAGGCGAGATCGTCCTGGATGATGTCGATCGCCGCGGCGGCGCCGTTGCGGGCGATGTTCTCCCGCGCGTTGTCCAGCGCATCGGGATCGTGGTCGATCGCGACCACATCGGCGGCGCCGAGCTTCCAGGCCGCCAGCGCCAGGACGCCGGAGCCGGTGCCGATGTCGAGCACGCGCGCGCCGCGGAGATCGAGCCGCTGCAACAGCAGCAGGCACAACCGCGTGGTCGCGTGATGGCCGGTGCCGAAGCCCGTGGACGGCTCGATCATGATCACCGGCCGGCCGCTGTCGCGCGGCACGTCCCAGGGGGGCGCCACCGTCAGTCCGCCGGCCGAGATCGCCTTCAGCCCTTCCTGCGATCGCCGGGCCCAGTCTTCATCCGCGACGCTGATCGCGGCGGTCCGGACGCCGGGCAGGGACGTCAGCGCGCTCCGCGCCGCGTCGCGCACCGCGGCGGCGCGAAAGAACACGCGCCAGACGTCGTTCAGCTCGTCGTCGTGAATGGCGGTGGGCTCGAAGTCGTCGAGCAGCGCGTAGAGGCGCTCGGCAAGCGCGGGGTCGTGCGGCGGCAGGAACGCGATTTCGAGCGCCGGGTACTCAGCCAAAGATGTCCTTCACCTTTTCGAAGAACGGCTTCTCGCCGCCGTCGCCCGCGGCGCCGTCGAGCCGCTCCTGCGGCATCGTCTTCGCGAGCTCCTCGAGCAGGTGTTTCTGTTCCTTGGTGAGCTTTTTGGGCACCGCGACGCGGGCGATGGCGTAGAGATCGCCGTGGCCCCGGCCGGAGACGTTCGGCATGCCCTTGCCGCGGAGCTTGAACCGCGCGCCCGCCTGCGTTCCCGCCGGCACGCGCAGCTCCTCCTCGCCGACCATCGTCGGCACGCGGACCTCGCCGCCGAGCGCGATCGTCGGAAACGGGATCGGCAGCTCGCAGTACAGGTCGTCGCCGTCGCGCTGGAAGAACTTGTGCTCCTGCACGTGCACGACCACGTAGAGGTCGCCGGGAGGGCCGCCGGCGCTGCCGTGCTCCCCCTCGCCGTAGAGACGCAGCCGCTGACCGGTGGCGATGCCGGCGGGAATCTTCGCGGTGATCTTGCGATCGCGCGAGACGCGGCCGTTGCCGCGGCACGCCTGGCAGGGGTTCCTGATCATCTTCCCGGTGCCGCGGCAGGTGGGGCAGGGACGCGCGACGGTGAGAAAGCCCTGCTGAAAACGCTGCTGGCCGGTGCCGCGGCAGTGGCTGCAGACTTCCGGCGACGTGCCGGCGGCCGCGCCCGTGCCGGTGCAGGTCTCGCAGGTTTCCTCGCGCGGGATCTGCAGCGTGGTCTCGGTGCCGGTGAACGACTCCTCGAACGAGATCTCGAGGTCGTAGCGCAGATCGGCGCCGCGCTGCGGGCCGCCGCGCCGCCGCCGGCCGCCGAACATGTCGCCGAAGCCGAACAGATCGCCGAGATTGCCGAAGATGTCCTCGAACCCGGCGAAGGCGCTCGGATCGAAGCCGCCGGCGCCCGCGCCGACGCCGGCGTGGCCGAACCGGTCGTAGGCGGCGCGCTTCTCCGGATCCGAGATCACGGCGTACGCTTCCGCGGCTTCCTTGAAGGCTTCTTCCGCCTTCTTGTCGCCGGGGTTGCGGTCCGGATGGTGCTTCAGCGCCAGTTTCCGGTAGGCGCTCTTGATCTGCTGGTCCGTTGCGTCGCGGCCGACGCCGAGGATTTCGTAATAGTCCCGCTTGCTCAACCCTTTGCCACCTTCACCATCGCGGGACGCAGCAAGCGGTCCCCGAGCATGTAACCTCGCGCGAACTCCTCGATCACTTCCCCTTCGCGGCGTCCCTCGGCGGGCTCGTACGCGACGGCGTTGTGGAAGTGCGGATCGAAGTCCTGGCCGAGCGCCTCGATCGGCGTGACGCCGCGCTTGCGCAGCGTCTCGAACATCTGCCGGTGAATCAGTTCGACGCCGCGCCGGATGCCGGACACGTCGCTGCCGGCGTCCGCCTTGAGCGCCCGCTCGAGGTCATCGAGCAGGGGCAGGAGATCCTTGATCAGATCCGCGGCCGCCGCTTCCGCGAGCTGCTGCCGCTCGCGATCCGTGCGCTTGCGATAGTTGTCGAACTCCGCGGTCTTGCGCAGCAGCCGATCGTAGTAGTCGTCCCGCTGGCGCGTCAGCTCCGCCGCATCCGCGGCTGGCGCGTCGGGCGCGTCTGCCGCCGCGGGGGCCGGGGTCTCGAGAGTGTCGTCCGCCATGATGTCCCGTCCGCCGTCAGCCATTGTCGAAAACCTTGTTGATCGTGCGCGACAAGCTCTCGACCACGTTGATCGCGCGCGAGTAGCGCATGCGGGTCGGTCCGATGATCCCGACCGCTCCCGTCCGTTTGCCTTCGGTGTAGGTCGACGTCACCACGCTGAAGTGCTGCAGATCGGGATCCTGATGCTCCGAGCCGATGAACACCGTCA
The DNA window shown above is from Vicinamibacterales bacterium and carries:
- a CDS encoding branched-chain amino acid transaminase, with amino-acid sequence MAAPFPGTGKIWMNGTLVDWADAKIHIASHVVHYGSAVFEGARCYDTPRGSACFRLDAHLNRLFDSAKIYRMEPRESYAELHQAVMDTIKANDFRACYIRPLVYRGYHTLGVNPFPCPVDTAIMLWDWGTYLGEDALTNGVDVCVSSWSRSAPNTFPTLAKTSANYANSSLIKMEAVAEGYTEGIALDTFGYLSEGSGQNLFVVRNNVLYTPPVTASILPGITRDSVITLARDLGFVVREEMLPRELLYIADEAFFAGTAVEITPIRAVDKIAIGNGRRGPITEAVQQAFFDVINGRAEDKHGWLEYVYEGEPRQAVGAAAGSKTATGL
- a CDS encoding serine/threonine-protein kinase, which gives rise to MLFKGQQLGKYKIIAPLGSGGFGTVYLANDTWIDKRVAIKVPHRQNLDFGELLREPRLLASVSHPNIVAITTAEKQDGVFFIVMEYVPGETLENIIAARGALDLTLALDFTCQICNAVDHAHKQGVIHRDLRPANVLVGEHDMLKVADFGTSRFLEIAAHGTTVIGSPPYMAPEQFHGKAVFASDIYSLGVTMYQMLTGQLPYDTPAPADLDKLMSGELVSPPKLRNPSIPKGISDIVMKAMAPDPTARYQRATDLMHDVLAARSATRTPQPGAVARTAAGGRSGRDRRDDVQSIQSRLRAREAPAARFCWHCRKPLHARTDRCPFCNEQQ
- the dnaJ gene encoding molecular chaperone DnaJ gives rise to the protein MSKRDYYEILGVGRDATDQQIKSAYRKLALKHHPDRNPGDKKAEEAFKEAAEAYAVISDPEKRAAYDRFGHAGVGAGAGGFDPSAFAGFEDIFGNLGDLFGFGDMFGGRRRRGGPQRGADLRYDLEISFEESFTGTETTLQIPREETCETCTGTGAAAGTSPEVCSHCRGTGQQRFQQGFLTVARPCPTCRGTGKMIRNPCQACRGNGRVSRDRKITAKIPAGIATGQRLRLYGEGEHGSAGGPPGDLYVVVHVQEHKFFQRDGDDLYCELPIPFPTIALGGEVRVPTMVGEEELRVPAGTQAGARFKLRGKGMPNVSGRGHGDLYAIARVAVPKKLTKEQKHLLEELAKTMPQERLDGAAGDGGEKPFFEKVKDIFG
- the grpE gene encoding nucleotide exchange factor GrpE gives rise to the protein MADGGRDIMADDTLETPAPAAADAPDAPAADAAELTRQRDDYYDRLLRKTAEFDNYRKRTDRERQQLAEAAAADLIKDLLPLLDDLERALKADAGSDVSGIRRGVELIHRQMFETLRKRGVTPIEALGQDFDPHFHNAVAYEPAEGRREGEVIEEFARGYMLGDRLLRPAMVKVAKG
- a CDS encoding 50S ribosomal protein L11 methyltransferase, with the protein product MAEYPALEIAFLPPHDPALAERLYALLDDFEPTAIHDDELNDVWRVFFRAAAVRDAARSALTSLPGVRTAAISVADEDWARRSQEGLKAISAGGLTVAPPWDVPRDSGRPVIMIEPSTGFGTGHHATTRLCLLLLQRLDLRGARVLDIGTGSGVLALAAWKLGAADVVAIDHDPDALDNARENIARNGAAAAIDIIQDDLASLRIERADVVLGNLTGAVLVRYADELRGLLTEHGCLLLSGFAPDDLTLVQSAFAGLTVVQSLAEGEWGAVLLARGRPRATESPRSQ
- a CDS encoding 16S rRNA (uracil(1498)-N(3))-methyltransferase; its protein translation is MLPRFLADTIDARSGTAQLGEDEARHLSQVLRLGIGDEVAVFDGAGREFRARVERVTRSAAEVRLIAEADAAPEPAVRLTLAQAALKGEKMDDVVRDATMMGASAIEPLVTANVAAHLKAGRAPERWRRIAIASAKQCRRAVVPRIGAGMEFDAWLADDRSALRLLLVEPAGAVEARRLADLARAPPESVSLLVGPEGGWSAAEVSSAVAAGCVPLTLGRRTLRADAVPVIAIGVIQSLWGDL